The following are from one region of the Pirellulaceae bacterium genome:
- a CDS encoding twin-arginine translocase subunit TatC, translated as MLKKQVADDLFESSSMTFGEHLEELRRALAKALIWLGLGAALGLMLADRIVKFIETPLKAAITEYYIERAKLEYKEANDIEASDELARWMHQHTMMPQHVFVDPANIQAMLVEASEASASSPDVQATPDPSPAAQPSAAAQNTQQPQPLTAKNHSEVKPKISAWRGVNAENLNRLQPFVLFQPIPNKLVTLTAMEPFMMWMKAGLVAGAIFGAPGIFWHIWQFFAAGLYPHERRYVYWYMPLSLLLFFSGVALAFFVVFRLILMFLIGYTTSLDVEFTPRLNDYMSFALMLPLGFGLAFQLPLVMLGFHRFGIVTVETFLAQWRIAVLIISFLAMVLTPADPYSMIGLGAPLVVLYFFGILLCKYMPSGAGIGPPASDPR; from the coding sequence ATGTTAAAGAAGCAGGTGGCGGACGATCTGTTCGAGAGTAGCTCGATGACCTTCGGCGAGCATCTGGAAGAGCTGCGCCGCGCCTTGGCCAAAGCTTTAATATGGTTGGGATTGGGAGCTGCGTTGGGGCTGATGCTGGCCGATCGGATTGTCAAGTTTATCGAAACTCCGCTCAAGGCAGCCATCACCGAGTATTACATTGAGCGGGCGAAACTGGAATACAAAGAGGCCAATGACATCGAGGCCAGCGACGAACTGGCGCGATGGATGCATCAACATACGATGATGCCCCAGCATGTGTTCGTCGATCCAGCCAATATCCAAGCCATGTTGGTGGAAGCCTCTGAGGCATCGGCAAGTTCGCCAGATGTCCAAGCTACGCCTGATCCATCGCCTGCTGCGCAGCCAAGTGCAGCAGCGCAAAACACGCAACAGCCGCAGCCACTGACGGCAAAAAACCATTCGGAAGTAAAGCCGAAGATCAGCGCGTGGCGCGGAGTAAATGCAGAAAACCTCAATCGCCTGCAGCCTTTTGTTTTATTTCAGCCTATTCCCAACAAGCTGGTAACGCTGACCGCCATGGAGCCCTTCATGATGTGGATGAAAGCCGGATTGGTGGCTGGAGCGATCTTTGGCGCTCCTGGCATCTTCTGGCACATTTGGCAGTTCTTTGCTGCCGGACTTTACCCTCATGAGCGACGGTATGTTTATTGGTATATGCCCCTGAGTCTGCTGCTGTTCTTTAGTGGCGTTGCGTTGGCATTCTTTGTAGTCTTTCGCTTGATCCTGATGTTCTTGATTGGCTACACCACGAGTTTAGATGTGGAGTTCACACCGCGTCTAAACGACTACATGTCATTTGCCCTGATGTTGCCACTGGGATTTGGCTTGGCATTTCAATTGCCGCTGGTCATGTTGGGATTTCATCGCTTCGGCATTGTTACCGTCGAAACATTCTTGGCTCAGTGGCGAATTGCAGTGCTGATCATTTCATTCCTGGCTATGGTGCTGACACCGGCCGATCCCTACAGCATGATTGGACTGGGGGCACCGCTCGTGGTGCTTTATTTCTTTGGCATCCTGCTGTGCAAATACATGCCCTCAGGAGCGGGTATTGGACCGCCAGCCAGCGACCCCAGGTAG
- a CDS encoding D-amino-acid transaminase, translated as MKRWVYVNGNVVTAEQAVVSVFDRGFLMADAVYEVTAVLDGKLIDFAGHCQRLARSLSELEIANPHTPQQWLELHRQLVQRNQLVEGLVYLQISRGNSGDRDFAYPPSDTPPTVVMFTQSKPGMAHPAIASTGLKVITVADIRWGRRDIKTVQLLYPAMAKMMATKTGADEAWFVQDGLVTEGTSNNAYILRGQVMITRQLNNDILHGTTRGAVLQIAHELGLAVEQRGFSVAEALQADEAFITSASAFILPVVELDGQPIGSGRPGANTQQLRQAYIARARQQAI; from the coding sequence ATGAAGCGTTGGGTGTATGTTAACGGAAACGTGGTGACTGCCGAGCAAGCTGTGGTCTCGGTCTTCGATCGTGGCTTCCTGATGGCCGACGCTGTCTATGAAGTCACGGCGGTTCTTGATGGAAAGCTGATCGACTTTGCCGGGCATTGCCAGCGACTGGCGCGTTCTTTGAGCGAGTTGGAAATCGCCAATCCGCATACGCCTCAGCAGTGGCTTGAACTGCACCGCCAGTTGGTGCAGCGCAATCAATTGGTCGAGGGTCTGGTCTATCTGCAGATCTCGCGAGGAAATTCGGGCGATCGCGACTTTGCATATCCGCCGAGCGATACGCCACCTACAGTGGTGATGTTCACGCAGTCCAAGCCAGGAATGGCACACCCGGCAATCGCCAGCACCGGGCTGAAAGTTATTACGGTGGCTGATATTCGGTGGGGCCGGCGCGACATTAAGACTGTCCAGTTGCTTTATCCCGCGATGGCCAAGATGATGGCCACGAAAACAGGTGCCGACGAGGCATGGTTCGTGCAAGATGGGCTCGTCACCGAGGGCACATCCAACAATGCCTACATTCTTCGCGGTCAAGTGATGATTACCCGACAGCTCAACAACGATATCCTGCACGGCACCACGCGTGGTGCCGTCCTGCAAATCGCCCACGAACTGGGCTTGGCGGTCGAGCAACGAGGTTTTTCAGTGGCCGAAGCATTGCAGGCCGATGAGGCCTTTATAACATCCGCTTCGGCGTTCATCTTGCCAGTAGTGGAATTGGATGGTCAGCCCATTGGCTCTGGGCGGCCAGGTGCGAATACGCAGCAGCTCCGACAAGCCTACATCGCCCGCGCTCGACAGCAGGCGATTTGA